One genomic segment of Mobula hypostoma chromosome 2, sMobHyp1.1, whole genome shotgun sequence includes these proteins:
- the adnpb gene encoding activity-dependent neuroprotector homeobox b, with protein MYQLPVNNLANLRKARKTVKKILTDIGLDYCKDHIEDFKQFEPNDFYLKNTTWDDVSLWDPSSTKLQDYRTKPFCCSACPFASKFFSAYKSHFRNVHSEDFENKILINCPYCPYNADRKTLETHIKIFHVPLWKVPSGGKNAHHEKSKQDSNLKLKHADSVEQAVYYCKKCTYRDPLYDVVRKHIYREHFQHVAAPYVARTGDKSVNGTFSATNGREDGTVHCKRCLFIPKTYEALVQHVIEDHERIGYQVTAMIGHTNVVVPRSKPLMLIAPKPHDKALTAGNYQSVKTSMQQNMNRVSMSKNAQNSAVNLMSGSGRLPPKYAVSSMAHNYPLGQQMRLPLPGGLPVPLQQRSQTVKQLISGGNGRQYGVGAGEQRRPSQMQYNVQAGSLTGNSGSSQLSMKQSQFSISQAQRMQGLSTSAVKSLASPTGLSNSASQSPALAGSAAQKWKICTMCNELFPESVYSIHFEKEHKAEKIQAVANYIQKINSFTSKCLYCNRYLPSETLLNHMLIHGLSCPYCRSTFNDVEKMAEHVRILHIDEEVGPKTESTLTFDLSTQKGSRSNIQLHVTTYSTSESASVENTNYRSQNQNLAFRKPEGQLQQPKPQVKSKIKPDLNSISQTQLPYKNDVGKTLCPLCFSILKGPISDALAHHLRERHQVIQTIHPVEKKLTYKCIHCLGVYTSNMTASTITLHLVHCRGVGKAQNGQDRSLAHAKVTHSPSVMPMKREYEYEYGDFALMKKRKLDGEEAVQSFTLGEDKPEEPVVLAIDPKGYEDESYEARKMFLTNYFNKQPYPSRREIEKLAAGLWLWKSDIASHFSNKRKKCVRDCEKFRPKVLLGFNMMEMRKVKHNMDFGPTWNMLNNKEIDGKEPATLKPSMEKVNQKLEKGRRGLSLGSEKVEGTILDLSSQMEENSNPNLGKMKGKAVNQRSENLEGNALDLSTQVDERPSNTSSAVVEGTPLDLSAQMVEESPSIKSTEMVEESPSNMSSEMVAESPSNVSSDMVEGSALDLSSQMVEKSPSSMSAEMVEESPSNMSAEMAEASPSNMSPDNMEENASNTCGGEDLSSSEMSGLQSREETSEMVPEDLNNEFRKPAFTENVSLGLKDDVSNMDEEYPEQSSESKDKESESEDSEDLSECKEAGSPAEDGLVSPQASDQEDVSSELKQEFWIKRPWTDDVSQSEEEEEPPRTSETKAALENDEQNWGGGPREWSGAQFQNEGEKWAKERPEWKNVSPENESLSNPLLEWQGNTADSEGEELDQLLDQSNDGLSDNVAEPVCGSSSGVGLSSQPA; from the exons ATGTACCAGCTTCCTGTTAACAACCTTGCAAATCTAAGAAAAGCTCGTAAAACGGTGAAAAAGATCCTTACAGATATTGGATTGGACTATTGTAAAGATCATATAGAG GATTTCAAGCAGTTTGAACCAAATGACTTTTATCTAAAGAACACTACATGGGATGATGTCTCACTTTGGGACCCTTCTTCTACAAAACTACAG gaTTATCGTACAAAGCCATTTTGTTGCAGCGCTTGTCCATTTGCATCCAAATTTTTTTCTGCCTACAAAAGCCACTTCAGAAATGTTCATAGTGAAGATTTTGaaaacaaaatacttattaattgCCCTTATTGCCCCTACAATGCTGACAGAAAGACCCTGGAAACTCATATCAAGATATTTCATGTCCCTCTCTGGAAAGTACCTAGTGGAGGCAAGAATGCACACCATGAAAAGTCAAAGCAGGATAGCAATCTTAAACTGAAACATGCTGATAGCGTGGAACAAGCAGTTTATTACTGTAAGAAGTGTACTTACCGAGATCCGCTTTATGATGTTGTCCGGAAACATATTTACAGAGAACATTTTCAGCATGTGGCAGCTCCTTATGTGGCAAGAACAGGAGACAAGTCAGTGAATGGAACGTTTTCTGCCACTAACGGAAGAGAGGATGGGACTGTGCACTGTAAACGTTGTCTCTTCATACCCAAAACTTATGAAGCCTTGGTTCAGCATGTTATTGAAGACCATGAACGAATAGGATACCAAGTAACAGCAATGATAGGGCATACAAATGTGGTTGTTCCAAGATCAAAACCTTTGATGCTGATAGCACCAAAACCACATGACAAGGCTTTAACTGCTGGAAATTATCAGAGTGTGAAAACTTCAATGCAGCAGAATATGAATCGCGTATCCATGTCCAAAAACGCACAGAATTCTGCTGTTAATCTTATGTCAGGTAGTGGTCGTCTGCCACCAAAATATGCTGTTTCATCAATGGCACATAACTATCCTTTGGGTCAACAAATGAGGCTCCCACTGCCAGGTGGTTTACCAGTTCCTCTTCAGCAGCGATCACAGACGGTAAAACAATTAATCTCTGGTGGCAATGGGCGTCAATATGGAGTTGGTGCTGGTGAACAGAGGCGACCATCTCAGATGCAATATAATGTTCAAGCGGGTAGCTTGACTGGGAACAGTGGATCCAGTCAATTATCAATGAAACAGTCACAGTTCAGTATTTCTCAAGCACAAAGGATGCAAGGATTATCTACTTCAGCGGTGAAGTCATTAGCTTCACCAACAGGCTTGAGTAATTCTGCTAGTCAGAGTCCTGCATTAGCTGGGTCTGCTGCTCAGAAGTGGAAGATTTGTACAATGTGTAATGAGCTTTTCCCAGAAAGTGTATATAGCATACACTTTGAGAAGGAGCATAAAGCTGAAAAGATCCAGGCAGTAGCTAATTACATTCAGAAGATCAATAGCTTCACAAGCAAATGTCTCTACTGTAACCGTTATTTACCTAGTGAAACGCTGCTTAACCATATGCTTATACATGGACTCTCGTGTCCTTATTGCCGGTCCACTTTCAATGATGTTGAAAAGATGGCTGAACATGTAAGAATCCTTCATATTGATGAAGAAGTGGGACCCAAGACTGAATCAACATTAACTTTTGATTTGTCTACACAGAAAGGTAGTCGCAGTAATATACAGCTCCATGTTACTACATACAGTACCTCTGAGAGTGCCTCTGTGGAGAATACAAATTATCGATCCCAGAATCAGAACTTGGCTTTTAGAAAGCCAGAAGGGCAGCTGCAGCAGCCAAAACCACAAGTGAAATCTAAAATAAAGCCAGATTTGAATTCTATTTCTCAAACTCAATTACCCTATAAAAATGATGTTGGCAAAACCCTTTGTCCCTTGTGCTTCTCTATTTTGAAGGGTCCAATATCTGATGCTTTGGCACACCACTTGAGGGAACGACATCAAGTGATACAAACAATTCATCCAGTGGAAAAAAAGCTTACCTATAAATGCATTCATTGTTTGGGAGTCTACACAAGTAACATGACAGCCTCTAccataacattgcatttggtgcACTGTAGAGGTGTTGGAAAAGCACAAAATGGTCAGGATCGAAGTCTTGCTCATGCTAAGGTAACTCATTCACCAAGTGTAATGCCTATGAAGCGAGAATATGAGTATGAATATGGGGACTTTGCTTTAATGAAAAAAAGGAAATTGGATGGTGAGGAAGCTGTTCAGAGCTTTACCTTGGGAGAGGATAAACCAGAGGAGCCTGTAGTTTTAGCTATCGATCCCAAGGGGTATGAGGATGAGTCCTATGAGGCCAGAAAAATGTTCCTCACAAACTATTTTAACAAGCAACCTTATCCAAGCAGAAGAGAAATTGAAAAGTTGGCAGCTGGCTTATGGTTATGGAAATCGGATATTGCTTCCCACTTCAGCAATAAGAGGAAGAAATGTGTTCGAGATTGTGAGAAGTTCAGGCCCAAGGTACTGCTTGGATTTAACATGATGGAGATGCGAAAAGTAAAGCATAACATGGACTTTGGGCCTACTTGGAATATGCTAAATAACAAAGAAATAGATGGTAAGGAACCTGCTACTTTAAAGCCAAGCATGGAAAAAGTAAATCAGAaactggagaaggggagaagaggtTTAAGTCTGGGGTCTGAAAAAGTGGAGGGAACTATTTTAGATTTGAGCTCCCAGATGGAGGAAAATTCTAATCCAAACTTGGGAAAGATGAAAGGAAAAGCTGTGAACCAGCGTTCAGAAAACCTGGAGGGCAATGCTTTAGACTTGAGCACTCAGGTGGATGAAAGACCTTCAAACACCAGCTCTGCAGTGGTGGAGGGTACACCATTGGATTTGAGTGCTCAGATGGTGGAGGAAAGTCCTTCAATCAAGAGCACTGAGATGGTAGAAGAAAGCCCTTCAAATATGAGTTCTGAGATGGTGGCAGAGAGTCCTTCAAATGTAAGTTCTGATATGGTGGAGGGAAGTGCTTTGGATTTGAGTTCCCAGATGGTGGAGAAGAGCCCTTCAAGTATGAGTGCCGAGATGGTAGAGGAGAGCCCATCTAATATGAGTGCTGAGATGGCAGAAGCAAGCCCTTCAAATATGAGTCCAGACAATATGGAGGAAAATGCTTCAAATACTTGTGGTGGTGAAGATTTGTCATCAAGTGAAATGAGTGGTTTGCAGAGTAgggaagaaacttctgaaatggttCCTGAAGATTTAAATAACGAATTTCGAAAGCCTGCATTTACAGAAAATGTATCATTGGGGTTGAAGGATGATGTTTCAAATATGGATGAAGAGTATCCTGAACAATCTTCTGAATCAAAAGATAAGGAATCAGAAAGTGAAGATTCAGAGGATCTTTCTGAATGCAAAGAAGCTGGTTCACCAGCTGAGGATGGACTTGTATCTCCACAAGCATCTGATCAAGAAGATGTTTCATCTGAGTTGAAGCAAGAATTTTGGATCAAACGACCATGGACAGATGATGTATCCCAaagtgaagaggaggaggagccCCCTCGGACCTCTGAAACAAAAGCTGCATTGGAAAATGATGAGCAAAATTGGGGAGGGGGGCCACGTGAATGGAGTGGAGCACAGTTCCAAAATGAAGGAGAAAAGTGGGCCAAAGAACGGCCCGAGTGGAAAAATGTTTCGCCAGAAAATGAAAGTTTGTCTAATCCATTGTTAGAATGGCAAGGTAACACAGCAGATAGTGAAGGTGAGGAGCTTGATCAGCTCCTCGATCAGTCAAATGATGGTCTTTCTGATAATGTGGCAGAACCTGTTTGTGGATCTTCATCAGGTGTTGGGTTAAGTAGTCAACCTGCATAA